DNA from Cygnus olor isolate bCygOlo1 unplaced genomic scaffold, bCygOlo1.pri.v2 scaffold_203_ctg1, whole genome shotgun sequence:
GCGGGGATGGCGGTGCTGAGCGGCCCCGGTGGCATCGCCCGCCCGACTCACATGGGGTTGTCCCGGCCGCGCTCGGCCGGCGCGTCCCCGACGTGGACCTGGGCGCCGCGCAggcgctgccagcagcagtcCTGCCGGTTCTTCACCAGCACCGCCGCCACCGCGTGCCGCCCGCCCAGGTCCACGGCCCACCAGGGCTCGTGCTCGCGCCGcgtgtggctgcaggagccgtgCCGCCAGTCGCCGTCCCGGTTGCCGTCCACCGCGTTGGCGGGGATGCTGTGGTTGGGGAAGATGGACGACTGGGCGGCCGGGCGCCCCAGCGCCGCGTTGGGAGCTGCGGGGGGGAAAACGGGGGCTCGGCGGTCACCGGGGGCATCGCAACCGGGGTTCGTTGTGCCGGTACTGCGGCATGGTGGCGATCCCGTCGATGTCCCGGGGCGGAGGAGGGCACTCACCGTCCGGCAG
Protein-coding regions in this window:
- the LOC121063344 gene encoding fucolectin-1-like; this encodes MRPRRAASRCRTVSALLRPGTSTGSPPCRSTGTTNPGCDAPGDRRAPVFPPAAPNAALGRPAAQSSIFPNHSIPANAVDGNRDGDWRHGSCSHTRREHEPWWAVDLGGRHAVAAVLVKNRQDCCWQRLRGAQVHVGDAPAERGRDNPM